Proteins co-encoded in one Scylla paramamosain isolate STU-SP2022 chromosome 43, ASM3559412v1, whole genome shotgun sequence genomic window:
- the LOC135093525 gene encoding uncharacterized protein LOC135093525 produces MYSSVLWACMALCACEILLPPVEGEDLTAWRRVLVESSWFKESVIRTPKNLSLISCGLVCMRHDWCNLWRHDEPSACLLTSLFVSVSYQPSQPDGALPCYTGRKPEFTTRAAITSSVHYHANIKQGSNLVDGIYSSDIYDASIVDQESGAFAWFLLDFGDIIPISEVILVAQPNINSYHYFRDIEVRVGNTQASGNFASYLMLGSFTGPGDPEQIVILRPATPLFGRYVSIQRTTDGMLQIAHVEVR; encoded by the coding sequence ATGTATTCATCGGTGCTGTGGGCGTGCATGGCATTGTGTGCTTGCGAGATACTGCTCCCTCCTGTTGAGGGTGAAGACCTGACGGCGTGGAGACGTGTATTGGTGGAGTCATCGTGGTTCAAGGAAAGTGTTATTCGGACTCCGAAAAACCTGTCTCTCATCTCGTGCGGTCTGGTATGCATGAGGCACGACTGGTGCAACCTGTGGCGCCACGACGAACCCAGCGCGTGCTTGCTCACCTCCCTCTTTGTGTCGGTATCCTACCAGCCTTCACAACCAGACGGCGCCCTTCCCTGCTACACCGGCCGCAAGCCAGAGTTCACTACTCGCGCAGCTATCACCTCCTCTGTGCACTACCACGCCAATATAAAACAAGGAAGCAATTTGGTGGATGGCATATACAGCAGTGACATATACGATGCTTCCATAGTGGATCAAGAGTCAGGGGCATTCGCCTGGTTCTTGTTGGACTTTGGGGATATTATCCCCATATCAGAGGTCATATTGGTTGCTCAGCCTAATATAAACTCATACCACTATTTCCGAGACATCGAGGTGAGAGTTGGAAACACCCAGGCTTCAGGAAACTTTGCATCCTACTTGATGCTTGGGAGTTTCACGGGCCCTGGTGATCCAGAACAGATCGTGATACTTCGTCCCGCTACTCCACTCTTCGGCCGCTACGTCTCCATACAGCGAACAACAGACGGTATGCTTCAGATCGCACACGTCGAGGTACGCTGA